In the Juglans microcarpa x Juglans regia isolate MS1-56 chromosome 6D, Jm3101_v1.0, whole genome shotgun sequence genome, one interval contains:
- the LOC121234895 gene encoding mitochondrial phosphate carrier protein 3, mitochondrial-like: protein MSLPNESRKSLIPSFLYSSPSLSKKTSLFDLETLTTRRATNPHGQPPISSSSKSFVVPAPREKIEMYSPAFYAACTAGGTLSCGLTHTALTPLDVVKCNMQIDPAKYKSISSGFGILLKEQGVRGFFKGWVPTFLGYSAQGACKYGLYEFFKKYYSDIAGPEYATKYKTLIYLAGSASAELIADVALCPMEALKVRVQTQPGFARGLSDGLPKFIKTEGALGLYKGLVPLWGRQIPYTMMKFASFETIVEMLYKHAIPTPKDQCSKSFQLGVSFAGGYVAGVFCAFVSHPADNLVSFLNNAKGATVGDAVKNLGLWGLFTRGLPLRIVMIGTLTGAQWVIYDGFKVFVGLPTTGGVSPAPVAATELAKV from the exons ATGTCTCTCCCAAACGAATCTCGCAAATCTCTTATCCCAAGCTTCCTCTACTCTTCTCCTTCATTATCGAAGAAAACAAGCCTGTTCGATCTCGAAACCTTGACGACGAGGAGGGCGACGAATCCTCATGGACAACCGCCAATTTCATCTTCGTCGAAGAGTTTCGTTGTTCCTGCACCGAGGGAGAAGATCGAGATGTACTCGCCGGCTTTCTACGCCGCATGCACGGCCGGCGGGACCCTCAGCTGTGGCCTCACCCACACGGCCCTTACTCCTCTTGATGTCGTCAAGTGCAACATGCAG ATTGACCCAGCTAAATATAAGAGCATCTCGTCTGGATTTGGCATTTTGCTGAAGGAGCAGGGAGTTAGAGGTTTCTTCAAGGGTTGGGTGCCCACTTTTCTTGGTTACAGTGCGCAGGGCGCCTGCAAATATGGACTTTACGAGTTTTTTAAGAAGTACTACTCGGACATTGCCGGGCCTGAGTATGCAACCAAGTACAAAACCTTGATCTATCTTGCTGGTTCAGCTTCTGCCGAACTGATTGCTGATGTTGCCCTCTGCCCCATGGAGGCTTTGAAAGTTCGTGTCCAAACTCAGCCTGGGTTTGCCCGAGGTTTGTCAGACGGACTTCCCAAGTTCATCAAGACTGAAGGAGCCCTTGG ATTGTACAAAGGACTTGTTCCTCTTTGGGGACGTCAGATTCCAT ATACCATGATGAAATTCGCATCCTTCGAGACTATTGTGGAGATGCTGTACAAGCACGCCATCCCAACTCCAAAAGACCAGTGCAGCAAATCTTTTCAACTTGGGGTTAGCTTTGCTGGTGGATATGTGGCTGGTGTATTCTGTGCTTTCGTATCACACCCAGCTGACAACCTGGTGtctttcctcaacaatgccaaGGGTGCTACTGTTGGTGAT GCTGTGAAGAATCTAGGGTTGTGGGGTCTTTTTACCCGTGGCCTTCCTCTTCGTATAGTCATGATTGGAACCCTTACAGGAGCCCAATGGGTGATTTATGATGGTTTCAAAGTTTTTGTTGGACT TCCAACTACTGGTGGTGTTTCTCCTGCTCCTGTTGCCGCTACTGAGCTTGCAAAGGTGTGA
- the LOC121234894 gene encoding LOW QUALITY PROTEIN: CCA-adding enzyme-like (The sequence of the model RefSeq protein was modified relative to this genomic sequence to represent the inferred CDS: inserted 1 base in 1 codon), with amino-acid sequence MAISCLGFAYRPHFSLCLPLLYCVPLSVSKLRLRSVAAVEAFEEPECLTPIKDTGGINSVHGIGKIGGDCKSLNSEELGIRTSMIPKSTRKVLNGLKRKGYEAYLVGGCVRDFILKRTPKDFDIITSAELKQVIRAFSCCEIVGKRFPICHVHIDDTIVEVSSFSTCGRKFEKDLSDDFNRPAGCDEKDYIRWKNCLQRDFTINGLIFDPYSRIVYDYTGGIEDIKKAKVRTVIPASSSFQEDCARILRAIRIAARLGFRFSRETAHFVKHLSCSILRLDKARLLMEMNYMLAYGSAEASLRLLWKFGLLEILLPIQAAYLVHHGFQRRDKRSNMLLSLFSNMDKLLAPDRPCHSSLWVGILVFHMALSEQPMDPVVVAAFGLAVHNGGDILEAVKIAMKITTPHDVSFHELSEQQNLDSQALTDAVMDLTASVKRALCNMTDEQFVSQAMEGYPQAPYSDLVLIPLGLYLKVCRIFECVNEGGEKGFVAKQGSKIDYXVLGSGGLQEVRHVFARIVFDTVYPIRLN; translated from the exons ATGGCTATCTCCTGCTTAGGATTCGCATACAGACCCCATTTCTCTCTGTGTCTCCCTCTCCTTTACTGCGTCCCCCTAAGCGTTTCCAAG CTTCGACTGCGTTCGGTGGCGGCAGTTGAGGCGTTTGAGGAGCCAGAGTGTCTTACTCCAATCAAAGACACTGGTGGAATCAATTCGGTTCATGGAATAGGCAAAA TAGGTGGAGACTGCAAAAGTTTGAATTCTGAAGAGCTCGGAATTAGAACTTCGATGATTCCAAAGTCTACGAGAAAGGTTCTGAATGGGCTCAAGAGGAAGG gATACGAGGCTTACCTGGTAGGAGGCTGTGTACGGGATTTTATCTTGAAGCGAACACCAAAGGATTTTGATATAATAACTTCAGCTGAACTTAAACAG GTTATTAGAGCATTTTCATGTTGTGAAATTGTTGGCAAAAGGTTTCCCATATGCCATGTGCACATTGACGATACCATTGTGGAG GTTTCAAGTTTTAGCACCTGTGGACGAAAGTTTGAAAAGGATTTGAGTGATGATTTTAATAGACCTGCTGGTTGTGACGAGAAGGATTATATTCGTTGGAAGAATTGTTTGCAGCGGGACTTTACAATTAACGG GTTGATTTTTGATCCATATTCGAGAATAGTTTATGACTACACAGGAGGAATAGAAGATATTAAAAAAGCTAAA GTTCGAACTGTGATTCCTGCAAGTTCTTCATTTCAAGAGGATTGTG CTCGCATTCTGCGTGCAATAAGAATTGCTGCTCGTTTAGGATTTCGTTTTTCAAGGGAGACAGCTCATTTTGTTAAACATTTATCTTGCTCAATATTAAGACTTGATAAG GCTAGGCTTCTGATGGAAATGAACTACATGCTAGCCTATGGATCTGCTGAAGCTTCTTTGAGACTATTATGGAAATTCGGGCTCTTAGAAATACTTCTACCCATTCAG GCAGCTTATTTGGTTCACCATGGTTTCCAGAGACGTGACAAGAGATCTAACATGCTTTTG TCTCTGTTTTCTAATATGGATAAACTCCTGGCACCTGATCGGCCATGCCACAGTAGCTTATG GGTTGGGATCTTAGTATTCCATATGGCACTGTCTGAACAGCCTATGGATCCTGTGGTGGTTGCTGCATTTGGCCTTGCGGTCCACAATGGTGGAGATATATTGGAAGCAGTAAAGATAGCTATGAAAATCACGACACCACATGATGTTAGCTTTCATGAATTATCTGAACAACAGAATCTTGACTCCCAGGCATTAACAGATGCAGTGATGGATCTCACAGCATCTGTTAAACGTGCACTCTGTAACATGACTGATGAGCAATTTGTATCTCAGGCAATGGAGGGTTACCCTCAAGCACCTTATTCAGATCTG GTATTGATCCCATTGGGATTATATTTGAAGGTATGCAGGATTTTTGAGTGTGTGAATGAGGGTGGTGAGAAGGGATTTGTGGCAAAGCAAGGCAGCAAGATTGACT GAGTTCTTGGCTCTGGGGGACTTCAAGAGGTAAGGCACGTTTTTGCAAGAATTGTATTTGATACGGTTTACCCTATTAGACTGAATTGA